The Kitasatospora sp. MAP12-44 genome has a window encoding:
- a CDS encoding DUF2786 domain-containing protein has translation MTTPQAGVNPKLATVKALLAKAEDAATPEAEAELARKRAFEMMAKYGVDEALLNDGQPSRDGITDKNFDLPNPWSMSRVRLIYLIAEAVGCKAIHMGPAANGGRRVHVVGYESDVQRAEILYTSLLLQMLNGLNRQAVPYGVRSAKAWRNSWQLGFIVRVTERLAAVEEAARAAASGETSATGRSGELVLADRGATVQAAYRKAHPKVRKSSSSLSGSGYGDGVAAGNRADIGGTRRIGAMSAGTLVA, from the coding sequence GTGACCACCCCCCAGGCAGGCGTGAATCCGAAGTTGGCGACCGTCAAGGCGCTGCTGGCCAAGGCGGAGGACGCCGCGACGCCGGAGGCCGAGGCGGAGCTGGCCCGGAAGCGGGCGTTCGAGATGATGGCGAAGTACGGCGTGGACGAGGCGCTCCTGAATGACGGGCAGCCGTCGCGCGACGGGATCACGGACAAGAACTTCGACCTCCCCAACCCCTGGTCGATGTCCCGCGTCCGCCTCATCTACCTCATCGCTGAGGCTGTCGGCTGCAAGGCCATCCACATGGGCCCGGCCGCGAACGGCGGTCGCCGCGTCCACGTGGTCGGCTACGAGTCCGATGTCCAGCGCGCGGAGATCCTGTACACCTCGCTCCTGCTCCAGATGCTCAACGGTCTCAATCGGCAGGCCGTGCCGTACGGCGTGCGCAGCGCGAAGGCGTGGCGCAACTCCTGGCAGCTCGGCTTCATCGTCCGCGTCACCGAGCGGCTCGCGGCCGTCGAGGAGGCCGCCCGAGCCGCCGCCAGCGGGGAGACGTCCGCCACCGGGCGCAGCGGCGAACTCGTTCTGGCCGACCGTGGCGCGACGGTTCAGGCCGCGTACCGCAAGGCGCACCCCAAGGTCCGGAAGTCGAGTAGTTCTCTCAGCGGCAGCGGGTACGGCGACGGAGTCGCCGCAGGCAACCGCGCCGACATCGGCGGAACCCGCCGCATCGGAGCCATGTCCGCCGGAACGCTGGTCGCCTGA
- a CDS encoding DUF6197 family protein: MPRKPRATPARILTTAAAHIERVGLYQGDHRWQPGRMGNTAPCNLLHAWECGVRAARPRWSERGQAWEIFQRALFDSLVVLSNEAHGRPVSPVRWRRLGLPEDAYRRSLLWCWTDSPGRTAAEAAALLRSAAALYRSDADHTVPGCPTLQNMV, encoded by the coding sequence ATGCCCCGGAAGCCCCGAGCCACCCCCGCCCGCATCCTCACCACCGCCGCCGCCCATATCGAGCGCGTCGGCCTCTATCAGGGTGACCACCGCTGGCAGCCCGGCCGGATGGGCAACACCGCCCCGTGCAACCTGCTGCACGCATGGGAGTGCGGAGTGCGCGCCGCGCGGCCCCGCTGGTCCGAGCGCGGCCAGGCATGGGAGATCTTCCAGCGGGCCCTGTTCGACTCCCTGGTGGTGCTCAGCAACGAGGCCCACGGCCGCCCCGTGTCGCCCGTCCGGTGGCGGAGGCTAGGGCTTCCCGAAGACGCTTACCGCCGCTCCCTTCTGTGGTGCTGGACTGACTCCCCCGGGCGGACCGCCGCCGAAGCCGCCGCCCTGCTCCGCTCCGCCGCAGCGCTCTACCGAAGTGATGCCGATCACACTGTCCCTGGTTGTCCGACTCTTCAAAACATGGTTTAA